Genomic window (ANME-2 cluster archaeon):
AAATTGACCCACCCTATATACTAAAATCCTCCTGTTTTATTGCAGGAGGTTTTGGGTGATCTCAATGGAAGATTGGATAACAATAAGGAACTTAAAGAAGCGAAATCCCAAAATGGGAACAAGGACAATTGCAAAGAATCTCGATTTATCGAGAAACACTGTGAGAAATGCGCTACGATCAGAAGCATCCCTAATGCTCTTTGCTCATTAGTTTTCCTGTCATATAAGAATATTTGGTTATCTTCGAGCCATTTAACGATTTTTTGTACAAAATTTATGTTTTCTGACATCAAACGAGATTATTTTTCAAGACAATAAACCCTTAAGTTGAAGGTCTCGCAAAATACTATAGATAAGTTGATCATCAGATAGAGTTACGGTGGAAAATGTATACACAAGAACAGATCAAAATAATAATAAGAGATATATATCATTTTATTAGATCTCAATCACAATTGACCAAGATATTCGGCCCAAAGTATATGAGGAGCCAAAAATCAATCGAAATCGATATAACATATCGTTGTAATTTGAGATGTCCTAATTGTAATAGATCTTGCACACAAGCACCCACCAAAGAAGAAATGAAAATAGAGCAAATAGAAGATTTTATAAAAGATAGCATAGATAACAATATAAAGTGGGAGAGGATAAGAATCCTAGGGGGAGAGCCCACTTTGCATACTAAACTTTTCGATATATTAGATCTTTTACTGAAATATAAGAATAAATACAATCCTAATATGCATATAAGCATATCTACAAATGGTTATGGAAATCGTGTAAAAGAAATATTAGCAAAGTTACCAAAAGAAATAGAAATCACAAACTCATCCAAGAATCCGACTCCTCCAACTTTCTTCCATTTTAACATAGCTCCACGAGACGATATCTTATATCGTAATGTAGATTATTCAAATGGATGTTGGATTTTAGAGGCATGTGGCATGGGTCTAACACCTTATGGTTATTATCCTTGCGCGGTTGCTGGAGGTATAGATAGAATTTTTAATTTCGATATAGGCAGAAAAAAACTTCCATCACGCGACGATCTAATGATAAATCAGTTAAAGACTTTTTGTAGCCTGTGTGGTCATTTTAGATTTTCACTACCATCAAAACAATTGAAAATATCACCATCCTGGAAATTGGCATACCAGGCATATAACGATAAATTATCTAAGAGTAAAGATACAAATGAGGCTCCAAACCCTGGGTAGTAGCGACGCTGCTACATCCTGGTGCCACTTCAGTCAAAAAACAAAAAAGTGGAAATCACAAAGAGAAATAATAAGCCCTGGCTAAAAGTATGGTTTATGTAAACACACTTTTTGTACAAAAAAT
Coding sequences:
- a CDS encoding radical SAM protein encodes the protein MTKIFGPKYMRSQKSIEIDITYRCNLRCPNCNRSCTQAPTKEEMKIEQIEDFIKDSIDNNIKWERIRILGGEPTLHTKLFDILDLLLKYKNKYNPNMHISISTNGYGNRVKEILAKLPKEIEITNSSKNPTPPTFFHFNIAPRDDILYRNVDYSNGCWILEACGMGLTPYGYYPCAVAGGIDRIFNFDIGRKKLPSRDDLMINQLKTFCSLCGHFRFSLPSKQLKISPSWKLAYQAYNDKLSKSKDTNEAPNPG